tttaatttctgggtgaacttctcctttaaaaagGGCCAAAAAACCCTGAAATTTCAATATCTACAATTCCATGACAACTCCATCCACAGAGGTCAGAAGATTAAAAGCCCCAGCAGCTGCTAATTAGGCTTTGTGGTGAGTTTGTTTTCCATACTTTTTGGCAAAGCTGATCCTGCATAAAAGGTTAGTAGGTATAAATTATTAATGGATGGTTCAATGAACTAATGTGTTATCATGTTTTTGAACTGCGACACGTGTGGGACCCATTGTTTTGCAAAActaaaacaagaagaaaatattACAAGCAAAcatttaaggtgcaatatgtaagaattttagttcaaaaccaccgaaaatgaacaaaagttatcaaacagaatgtgaagaaatgtaaatttgtgatgttatgacatctatgtattgttaCAAAGATATTTatggaagttagcatgctaaccagctagccctgacaTGTcacagtccaaagctcctgatGATCAGAGCTCCCACTCCGGACCACTAGCTAAATGGCTTGAACacaaagacactgaaacaaaattTCCATGTACTGACTTTCATTAAGATTACATAACTTCAACAAGAAATGGTCCTATATGTAACAAAATCTTAAATGGGCTGCTTGGAAATAAGTGTAGAGGTGTGTCTTAGTTAAAACTGGATTAAAATGCTGCTACAGAAATCAAATGTGGCCACCAAACCATTATCAGCAATCAGGGGACGTTCAAAAAGAGTGACAGAAAAGCAGGGAGAGTTTCTTATGATTTGATTGACTTTATTTGTAAGGCACCAGAAGTCCTTCCTTACTGCAGAACATTTCATATTATTTATAGTAAATGtttgttgtacttttttatagtttttttttttttttttgttttaatgaagctatgatttcagacacaaaacatttttttttttttttttttgccaaagtaCACACTTTCAGGTTTTACATTATGCACAAaataagtatttaaaaaaagacctttACAAAGCTCAAAACGCTTACAATGCTTCACGCTATGGGGGCAAAAAGTTGGGGAGGTGGGATGTGACATGGGGGTAAAGAGGAGTCGGgagtcagagaagaagaaaggggtCAAAGGGCAAAAGTACTGCAGTTTCCCCCCTGGTGTCACATCAGTTTTGTAACACAATAGCACAGGAATCATCCAggacaaacaagaaaagatGCAGCTATATACACATAAAGCTTTCTATGTATAACTGTATACAGAGGCGAGCACCTCCAACTACTTTAACAAATACATAGAATTTCATTTGTATGTTTATAACATCAGCTTTGTAATTCTCACTCTAGTTCATATCGATTAATatctcaaaacaaacaagaggaaaaagaaaaacaagtgcaTTGATCACAGAAAATTTGGACCaaacattctttaaaaaaacgtCTCCACTAGAAAGAAATCAATCTCGTTTCCCCCGCAGACATgcattgatgtgtgtgtgtgtgtcgctttGTCTACACAGTCTGCATACACTACGACGAGTACAGTATGTAGCTACATACGTACAGTGTGATGGGAGACGATGTGCTGCGAGCTTAATTCACAAGCAGAATAGCATGTTAGCTTTAGCTGTAGTAGGAACAGGAATGCATTTTATCTCTGTGGTTCATCAGCAACGACCAAACCTGTACATCTGTTTATACACACCGTGTTAATgtattcacatacatacacaacaACGGGCATCATAAAAGGAACAGTTTGTCATCTCAACTTCCAGACACAAGACGggttttattattctgtttgCTTTCTGaatgattcaacaataaaatgtgctttatcatcaccatcatgcTATAGAGTGTTTACAAATCAAAAGGATGTTTGTTTAAGTATGAAACTCTTCATATCAATTCATTCTCACAGTGTAGCCAtcaaaacagacagaggaggcGAAGTAAggtgtgtgttcctgtgcctgtctgcgtgtgtgtgcgcaatGGGGAACTACACAAAGAGAGAAGACGAGATTAGAAAAGCAGGCCAAGAGGCAGTTTCCCATGGTGCATCTCTGGAAGCATCTGTATTAGTCTGTTGGGTTTGTAAACCGTATCAACATTCAGACAAACACGGGCCGCCACCGTCGACTCATTCAATCAAACAATCTTTGTGCCATGGTCAGAGGTTCGATCACCACTGAGGCTACCTCTGGTGGAAATGTTTGCGTTCGTTAAACAACTTCAATATGTACATTTCAGTGTGTTCGGTGTGTAGAGAGCGAACATTTAGGCTTTTGTCCACACGTATACACATATTTTGCAAAATGAATTTTTTCCTAGGTCTAACTGAGATTTTTTAAAACGCCTTCTAAAGTTCCAAGAAACAATGGTGTCATTAACTTAATTCAAGTACGCCCATCGTTGTTTTGTGTAATGAGCCTGAAACTACGACAATCACGACCATTTGTTTACGCTCGGTTACAACTTAACTAAACTGTTTtggattattttatttgaagcagaaatagacaacttttcaacgGCCCCCTCTCCTCGAGTttcctgtggtattactgttggcgctgctgttgcaaagacagcaacatggctactgcgagcagcctggctactgtccaacaTAAGAACCCCTTTTTAACCTAAAAACCCAGATCTCAGCGCTATAAAAAGGGCAGAGTTAAACACCCGGTTATATTAGTAAGTAGGCAGgctttgttacttactgatctaatACGAAAGGTGGAAACATcaacaggggaacagactttgacagaACCAGAGCTCTCTCCAGCGATCGAATGCCTGTcagttcactcttgttttacctcagtttccatcactctccctcttcaccttctttgcctcctccatcagcggggttcTTTTGAATTTCCACAGTTCTTCCAGCGTTACCCGGGGATAGCGactggggaaaacaatgcctcttcctgctTTGGTTGCTCAATGCCAGACGGGCTTGctatgtactgtactgtaagcATGCTTGTTTTGGTGTTTGGAATCATTTTTGCCGTCTCATGTGTCCAGAGATATTTTATAAAACGAAGGTTGTGTGGacagaatttgtttttaaacagagGGGGAATTATTGATTTAGAAAAATATCTGTAAATGTGTGGACAAGGCCTTTATGGGGCCATTCTTCCTGCTACTAGCCCCGTTAAAGCCCCTACACACCCTTAGTCCACCCAGTAGGCTGTCTTCACTCATGTCGCCTGATCagacctcctctctcttctccctcacaCTTCTAGTGGTAATTAGTACTGGGAAACTCAGATTTCTGTGAAAGCTTTGATATATCTGACATTGCCCTTAATTATACAGAAGCGCCTGAAAGCCAAATGAACATGGATGCCTCATGTCAGCCAAAGTTCATCGTTCAGCAATTAAGCTCAAGTAATTAAATGGGGCATTAGCCTGCAACAAAGATCTCCTGCTGGAATCAAACTGGGGGCGTTGCCATTCGTGACAATTTGGACAGAGATTTTGAACACAGTCAGAAtttggtgacatcacattgTTAACAGCGTAGTTTCACCCAACTTCCACCTGACGAGAGGCCTGATCGGACAAGGTAATTGAAAACAGCTGAGTAGGTGTGCAGGGCCTGTGATGCTAAGGGggagtttgggtttttttgacTCATCAGAGCGGCTGTGGAGAACGCTTGTGCTTCATCTGTGAGATCTGAGAGTCATGGAGATTTTCAACTCAAAAAATCATCTGTATTATGTAGTGTGTAGACAGACCTGTGAATCCAAATGTACAGTATTCAAATTTACAGGCAGGATCAAAAGCTTAGGCCTAGCTCTGTTTCTTGCTGAGATGTTCCTTAAAATAGACCAAAAAACTTGATCATGACACAGACTGGGACTGACCGCATGCAGAGATTAATGTGACCGGTCTAGTCTCTGTATACTAAGTTTGTACACAGAGTGGATAAATAAGACACTCCCCTTGTGACACAGTCTGCACTCTGTCATTGTCCTGTCCTTGTTTTTGCTCAGGCCTGAACCAAATGAGGAGGAATtcctcaaagacacacactgccctctgctgtcaaacacacaacatgcacACCCTCCCCCCTCTGTGAAGGAGGGTGCAGGAGTCAAGTGGCATCTTTGTCctttaatgatgaaaatgttgCCTTTCTGTTAAGGTGCTGGGTGGATTTATCTGATGTAGGGGGGACATTGCTTACGAAGGTGGGTTAGTTATCTAGACTTACAGCTTTCAGCAGGAAGTTCATCTGAGAAGGTGCTTTTCCTTTCTCCGTACAAATTTAGGATTATACACAACATCATTCTGCTCTAAAAGCAGCAGTTTTGGTTGTTATGTATGTTTGTGAGAAACTTTTGGGATGTTTCTCTCTTTAGCCAGGGCATTATTTTAACACCTGATCTCCGAAACAATCCAACATTTAAACTTGAAGCTAACTTTAAGCTGTGAATGAATGCATGCAATATGAACTGCCAAAAAGTATCAACACTACTGATCTCTGTAGGACCTCTTTCTTAGCAGAATGAAGTTTTTAGGAATTTTGTATTGTGTCTGCAAGTTTAACAGCTTGCCAAAGAATCCCTGTGTTTAACATTTAGCCTGTTTTAACACCTACAGTATGGTGTGTTCAGTCTCACAGATCGGTCCTGTGTAACATGGACACCCGCTTACAACACAGGCGAGACGTGAGGGGagtgggaggaagagaaaaacagaaactgaacagGAATAAGAACTGAGAGGCAGAGCAACAGGAATGCAGGAAGGAACAGAAATAGAAAGTAgtcctgataaaaaaaaaagaaataagcaaaaaaaaaactgaagctTAATCACATATAAAAAGGAGACAGCATCTGAGGAAAAGACATAGAAAGGAAATATAAGGAAACAATCCAATATGGTAAATATGAGGAGATAGGGACCAGTCTGACATGAGAGGCAGGTGCCAAAGCTCGCCCAGTAATGGGAGTTGGTTAGGGGTCTGTAGCTGGAGCTGTGGTGATGGGATTGAAGCCCGTGTTAGCTAAggtcagagagagggagaccaGGGGAGAGGCTGTAGATCTCTGGataaaaacagagctgaaggGGGACACCATCTAATCAGACTTGTCTCCGTCCTCTTCGCGGTGGCTGTCGACTCCGTCACGTGATGCTTTCTCCTCCTTGGCCAGCTGGGCTTGGGAGGCcagcagggaggagagggagaagagaccAGAGGAGGTGGTGACGGCAGGGAGGGTTGGCTGGCTCAGGCCCAACGGCAGAGGGGTCATGGGCAGGGCCAGGCCCTGGAGCTGAGACAGCTGGTGagcctggagctgctgctgcatggaAGACAACCAGACCAAGTAAGACACAGCGGGATAGATCCAGCACACAAATCACTGCAAAACACAGAGGGAAATGCAAAATCTGCAATGCACAGACCTATTATACATCACAAATTATGTTTAATATATAACCCCTGAGGCACAGCGCTAATAGCGCAGGCACAATAGGATAGATGGATGGCTACAATACATGCTCCGTAGGAGATGGAAAATCTGCAGCACACATAACTTATTTATATTAGATGCAATTTTCAATACAAcccagagaaacacaaaaatggAAACACTGTCTTATAGAGGACAGAGATGGTCcactataaaatataaaaacacacatgaataaatacCACACATTTCATCTTAACGTAGAGGAAGAAAGATTGTTACTGCCAAGTGACTGCATTTTCATCACTCCCTGTTGgacacacactgaacatgaTGACACATCAGTGAGTTGATTTTATGACAATCCTGACTGACTTCCCATAAACAGCCTCAGTCTGCACAGGCCACACCTGCAGAATCAACAGCTCTGCTTCACATTCAGAACCAGAGCTCAAATGCTCTGCGTCCTTATATAAGATGTATAAAGTATGATATTAACTGCTGTCAGTCAGATATTGGTGGGCATTTGTGTCTCTGTACTGAGAAGAGGTCCAGTCCTGAAAAAGACCTATGCAGGGCAGACTCCTCTGTATCTAAAGcagcagacacaaagaaaaagacaaggCACCTATTCGAATCCTGCATCACAGTGATGGATAGGCTAGGCCAGCTAACACTAGACCCATAGGAAAATGATGGAGAGGTTCGGCTAGCTAACACTAAAGCTCTGGCAAAATGATGGAGCAGCTTAGCCAACGGTTCTCAACCTGGGGCTCAGGACCCCTGAAGGGGGATGCAAGATAATTTCCAGGGGTTGCcagattttcttttacataACAGTACCAGTGCTATAGTTTTGCCTTACAATAGATATTATTTAATGCGTTTATTGGAGTCGAAGTATTCTTGCACACGAGTTCTGAATGgaggcacatacacacaaagccccttttttcatttcatttccaacctgatttttataaaaataataatactatactataataCTGATAACTGCATTTAGTTTGGTTTACCGAAAAAATATAGGACATTAGAGAAAACCACAGAATTGGTGCTAAATATCAATAATTGCTCTTTCTAGTCCTCATAAGACCCTCACGTGGGGCTGGAACGTCATACCCTTATGATGGAGTTCATCTCTGGGGGGGTGACCTGCTTGGCCCTCTCTATGGCCGCCAGgacctgctgctggtgctggagATGGTGGGTGAGGGTGGAGGGGGTGAAGACGAGAGAAGGAAAGTGAGGGAGACAATAAAAGCGAGACAGAAACAAGTGGAAGAGAGttggagggggggtgggggggagggggtgaaGAGGTTAGATCAATATCAATAGTCCCAACAGAGAACCGACAACCCTCTCTGGTGATGCATCCCCCCCTCCGGCCATTCAGCTATTCATCCagtcatacacaaacacacacaaccgcacacgcacacacacatacaaaagcCTTGTGTGACACCGGTGAATGGATGGTTGGCTGGTGTGCTGTAATGGGTGGAGGTCAACGCCCTGGTGGGCAGATAAGAGCATGGCTTATCTGAATCACACAACCATTTATTACGCTGACACACACGTATAAAGGAAAAGAGGAGTGGGATGGAGGTAGGTGGGGGGGGGGCATagaaggaaggaggggggagtggaggaggaggtcaaaaagggagggggagggagagctGCGAGGACAGATTGAATATGACACAGGAGAGTGGGGGAGGGAGGAATAAAAGCAAAAGTGAGGTGGAAAGGAACACGGGAAGCGAGTGATGATGAATGACGAGAGGAGGGAAGTGGAGATGAGGGAGGGATGCTGAGCGAGGGGTCAGCGAGGTGGAGAGGTAATGAGGCGGGAATGAGGGTGATCTCATTCCAGGATGTAAGGAATAAGGCTGAGGGTCAGAGGGTTAGTGacgtgtttgtgtcagtgtgtgtgtgtgtgtgtgtgtgtgtgtgagcgcgtgTTCTTACCTCCTGAGACAGGTAGGGGAGGACTTGTGCGCAGATCCCGTTCAATCTCTTCACTATCTCAGCCTGTGGAAAGAGATTTATTTTAGTTAAAGGATAATACTGGTGTTACTCTACATTTCTAAAACCAACAGTGTGTTAGTCAGTCTTTCCAACATCACTGCCCCGTCTGTGGCACACATTCATTCCTACTTAGGATGTTAAACATATAAACTAGTCACAGATGaatttctaaaaaaataaatagtctAAGTAGCTTCCTAAAAAAGCAGGGCaatgtcatttttacattacacAAACTGGagtgaagagagtttgtttgggactattttcagatgCAGATTattacacatttggtgctctagtgaatatttacagcagcagaacaCTGTACGTGGGACTGACTCAAAAACTACAGTGCAACAGCGTAGCTCACTGATGAGTTCATCCGCAcagttttttcactgtgtgatcACTTATGCTGCCTGATAAGAGCTCGCCACAGGACTACGTCAGACAGTGGTTGACTGAcggctccctctctctcctgttaGATTATTGCACCATTTTTAATgactatgtttacatgcacactaattCTACAATTCttccaaatatgaaaatattccGACTTTCATACGGGTCATGCATACAGCACTTCACCTTTGAGAGAATTAGGCCTTATTCCACATGGAGCATTTTCCAATTAAGACATGTGGGATATGCTCATATTCAGGTTTAAAGAGCACTACAGCACTTCTCAGAATATGCTTCTCAATTGTGGGTTTTACGGCAGTTTGGGACACATGACCTACCATCAGCTCTGTGTCTTGCCTAGCCTACACTTTGTAAGGTTATGGTAGAGAAgcatacacaaaataaaagtccacaATACACTAGAAATGTTTAGAAGGAGAAAAACACCTGCTTCTAAACATTATGAAAGACTAAGATATCCACAGATTTCTGGACATGCACAAGTATGGCAATGCTGaccttttcaaaacaaatggaAGAAAGAGGAGCAAGTATGCAAGGGAACGTGGTTAAAGGAATATTAATGGAATAGTCATTTAACTAGAAATATCGCCTTTTTCAGAGTAAGAGCAAGAACTGGAATTTTTTGTGTACGTAAACATAGTCATTGACTTAGTTTGGCCATGCCAGCAACAAATCTGCTACATAGCAGCAAGGGTTGGGAAAACCAAGACTGTGCCATTTTGGTTCTGAAGCACAGGGGtaagaaataaattaatttagctGCTTCCGTTTCAGGGTCCTcgtattgtgcatgctggctcactgtcgACCAGTCATGACATACTGGGACACTTAAATACAAAAGAGCCATATTCAACTGTTATTAATAACATGGTCTTTTTTACCACTAGTATAGCTGTGAAAAGGGCCtatttattaaaatatgtaGTTGTACTTTGTTGATATCAAGGTCTTATCATGCatactaaataaaaacagctgtgtgggtgtgcagggCCTTCAATTGAGGTCTACTACAAAGGGGAATAAACTACACAACAGTTTGGCTACAAAGATAAAACTtgtggttttattgttgttttttgtcttttcattggaAAATAGTATCAATTAAACTATCATTAAACCCTCGTGATTCAAACCCCACTCTCATCGGTATGGGAAACGTCTGCTATGACCTTCCCAAACTGGGGTGCACATATCATGCATTACACACTCACACGTCAGACTCCTGTTATTCACCTCATTAATTAAGTTGCTCGTACTTAATGCTCTTTCTCAAAACtcttggacacacacacacacacacacacacacacacacacacacacacacacacacacacacggcgtGCACATACCCTATCTTTCTCACATACAGGTCTATTATCACATTTGGTTGGTAATCATCCAATCCGTCTGAGATATGCAAAGCAGCAGTAATTGTGTTAGAGCGTAATTTGTGGCGCGATGAGGAGAGAGGGGCCCTCCTAACAGTCATTAGGCATGCAGAGCACAGCTCCCCATCAAGCGCTTCACTCCTATCCGCTCAtcattacacatacacactccctGACATATCTAAAATGTCTCTCTAAAATGTCTCTGCGGGACTCGCTCCATGCTAACTATGgctcttcctctttttcagtGCCCTTTATGCcgtctctctttccctcttttttcccAACGcagcttctgtctcttcttttatcTGCGCTCTCCAttatcctcctctgtgtctctctgaacacctctttctctcttttgtccTCTCTTTACATTTTACTCTGCCTCTTTCTAGCTTTCCTCAAGTGTCACTGGAGCACACATTCACTGACAAGAGCATTGTAtgtgtgcaaataaaatgtaggTAATATAACACTGGCCTAACACATCGAGGATCTGCAACTGACTGAATTCATAGCCGTTGGAGATGTCTTTGCTGCTTTTGGCCAATTTAAATATGCTTTATCTTttgtaatttgaaaaatgtagaCACAAAAAGGAAAGCCAACATagagacaaaaatgtgtttaagttGATTTAAGGAAGTGTGGAAGGCAGCCTAAACAAACCTAACATTTCACAGACTTCCTCAGAGCGTCCTGATTTTGTCCCTGAATGATCTTTACTCTTTGAGTGTCCTGTGTTACTGCTTCCTGCCAAGAATACAACAGGACATGATACTTCATACATCatttataaacaatttaaagAGATTCTTCTATGAACTTTCAAATGCCAAGAGTGAATTTGAATCAAATGTACAGTCACAAAATCTGATGAAGTAGTAGAAATtagtaaaaaacacacaggagatcATCTTCAAATTAGAGTTCGACAATTAGTCAATAATAGATTAGTTGACTGAATGAATATTAccaactactttgataatcgATAGTTCATTTAAttgaaatgacaaacatttgctggctccagcttcttcaatgtaaggatttgctgcttttctttgtcttttatgaaagtaaatgaagagtctgtttgttggacaaaagcagacaaagcaatttgaagacatcactttgggttctgggacattgtgatgagcatttttcaagattttttgacaatttatagactaaatgactAATGATTTAATCGTGAACTAACAGATATTCAGTTTAGAATCTCCTCCAAAAATTTTGgccatttttgctttaaaaattacaaacttattattaattaataaaatagttCCTGATTAATTTGCTGTCCATCaattaatgacattaatgacATCAGCTTTATTGCTGAACAAAGACTAAATGAATCATAGACTTTGCAACAGCAGCGATAACAATAATAGCACTTGGAAACACtagttgtctgttgccactataaataaagtaaatagaTACTTCTTATTCCACACCTAACACGTATAACTCGCCCAGTTCAACCTATAGACACGAGTCCCCCTAGCAGAGAAGAAAGCATCAGGATTCGGCTTTACTGTATAGTATGACTGAGGACGAGAACTTGACTGAAGAATGTACATTATTTATACACACAATGGAAACACCTACATTATATACGATATGAACAAAACATAGATGCTGGAGTTATGTTGTCAGGAGGGAGACACACTGGAGACTAAAcatagaggaagaaaaacacagagagaaaacagaacaatagaaagacaaagaggacCTGGCAACAATGCAGCTTCATTCAACATATTCCCAGTTCAATCCACAACTCAACCTTGCTTTTCCGCACCAagacaaaacagagaggaaacggagagagagagacaaaacagagagagagagagagagagagagagagagagagagagagacagacagagcgaAAGCAGACAGAGTGGAGAGGCATTTTTTGAATTGAGTGGGACAGAGTGATCAAGAGGGAGCAATTGAATGTGTGAGAGtgcgagagagaaagaaagagggaaatagagacagaggtggagagggagggggaggaggagcagaagtggaggaggaggaggaggtgggggatgGCTGTGCACAATAGGCCTAGACATGAATGCTCCTCGACACTCGTTTCCACACATCCCCTTCAATTTCAACTCTCTAATAGAACTAGCGACTCTCTGCACCCACTCACACTGTGCACAAAGAAAgcatgcgcgcgcacacatacacacacaaacacacatacacacacacacacacacacacacacacacacacacacacacacaaatagacgAGCATATGCgctaagagagagagacacacacacacacacacaggctcgtGCAGGCAGTGTcaacccacccacccacacattttttaaaattgcagACAGCCAAAAGGAAAGCACGTGAGCAAATGTACAAcatcacttacacacacacacatacacacatacgacataacatacacaaacacacaactgcacTCGTGACTGTGAATTTCATCCCTGTCAGTTAAAGGAAAAGGGTGGGatgagcagcacacacacagctgaagatTGTGTGCGTACATGCTTGCCTGtaacagtctgtgtgtgtgcgagtgtgtgtctgtgtgtgacggTCCCTGTCCTGTGCTTCCTCCCTCCGAGTTTGTGTGGCTGCATATATGTGAAGGTCTCTAAATCATGGAAGCTGCTacttctgtgtgtgcgtgtgtgtccatTTGTCAAAGTGTGCTCGGTTCTCCCAATATGGCTGTCAGAGTGTGCCGTCAATCAtaagacagtgtgtgtgcgtttgtgtggaCGGGCAGCGCCAGACGAGGTCACCGATAAGGGCTGGCCCTTTGGAGGCCCATCGCTCTCTCCCTCCTACAGGCTGAGCATAAATTACTTCCCCggcttcagacacacacactgatgtatgATATCAgctcctcacccctcccctGCCTGAATGAGggcttccttttcttttctttttcaaaatggCCAACTGATTCCATCTGTGCAGACTTCACTGGATGTTTTAGGGGAGGCTGCTGAAAAGTGATGAAGCTGTTGCAGAAGTTATGACTATCTAACTGTTATAATTTAGGATTTGTTGCCAGACCAATATCCACATGTGTGCAGTCAAAACTAAACTTTCCACGACTTGGAGATGATAAAATTCCCTTCCTCATACATCTCAATGGAAAACAGTGTATGGAGTGAACTAAAACTGATGTGGCAACAGCAAAAAAGCTAACCCCTCGGCGCCTGCATTTTACACACAGCCTCAGGTGGCATCATTCAAATGTCGCTGAACACTACCAAAGTGATGGGAGATTATCTCTGCAATTCACACCTGCCAATCAGTGAGCTGCAGGTGCACAGTGGGGGAATAGGGTTGGGGATGCACAGCTGTTTCTGCaccaacaaaataacaaaaatgcgAGGAGTTATTTTGGATGATCAAGGTCCTGGAAATAAaagtcttattttcttttttcttgtttgcttGCACAGACGATGTTAGCTGACTGGCAGCTGGAACACCTCCAAGGTTTTGATGGCCATGAAACTCTCCCCAGGAGATTCATCAGTATCAACAACAAGCAACTGCAATGATGGACTGTGATGGTAGTCCTTGAGACATTTTTTGTAAGTAAAGTTTAAAATGATGCTGCCTACATTGCTTATGGCTGGCAGAAGTACAAAAAAGCCCTCTTCTATATTCTAAACCTCTATATTCTAGATTAATGTCAGATGAATTCAACAAACTTGCTGTGGTGCTTTTTTCCTGATTCGACTACAAACTGTTTTGAGATTTCTGCAGCTCTTATTCTGGCTCTGGCTAGTTTCGCCATCGAACGTCAAATCTCTTACTCTTCAATCTCAGCACCAAGTTTGGTGAAAAAGCAATGGTTCACTTCTCTCTCGACTTCTCTTTAGCTTCCCTGCAGTAGAATTTACAGCCATTGGccacagcattttttttctcagaaacaaagttaaaatatttatgaTGGCCATAACATAACCCCAGTGTGTAGCTTAATGTATCTGGAGACTTGTGTTTgaagaaaacattcaaataggAATTTTACTGTCACTCGCTCTGGTTACTTTACACTACTTTAAAAAGGGCCCTGACAGGGCCGACTGTTGAGTCACCTCATGTCCCCTGTGTCtaggccaaaaagctgcacctGCACCCACCGCAAATACTGCAGCCGACAGCCAACTAGCTTGTACGTTTTGTGCCTGCGTGAAAGGACACACCactccataccaccaggtggcagtagtctgtgtttgtcattttaaaaaggaaaccGGAAGACTCTGCAAGGCACTTCTActcaagaatatgtctgataaatgTTGCAAATGGCAATAAGGAAGAGGTGGaggtaaaacaaacagaactgtGCAAAATGGTTGAACTCATGGATACAACAGCAACAGGCACAAGGGgcttttactttcattttct
This window of the Pagrus major chromosome 11, Pma_NU_1.0 genome carries:
- the tle5 gene encoding TLE family member 5 isoform X2; this translates as MMFPQSRHSASSQQLKFTTSDSCDRIKDEFQFLQAQYHSLKLECDKLASEKSEMQRHYIMYYEMSYGLNIEMHKQAEIVKRLNGICAQVLPYLSQEHQQQVLAAIERAKQVTPPEMNSIIRQLQAHQLSQLQGLALPMTPLPLGLSQPTLPAVTTSSGLFSLSSLLASQAQLAKEEKASRDGVDSHREEDGDKSD
- the tle5 gene encoding TLE family member 5 isoform X1; protein product: MMFPQSRHSASSQQLKFTTSDSCDRIKDEFQFLQAQYHSLKLECDKLASEKSEMQRHYIMYYEMSYGLNIEMHKQAEIVKRLNGICAQVLPYLSQEHQQQVLAAIERAKQVTPPEMNSIIRQQLQAHQLSQLQGLALPMTPLPLGLSQPTLPAVTTSSGLFSLSSLLASQAQLAKEEKASRDGVDSHREEDGDKSD
- the tle5 gene encoding TLE family member 5 isoform X3 translates to MMFPQSRHSASSQQLKFTTSDSCDRIKDEFQFLQAQYHSLKLECDKLASEKSEMQRHYIMYYEMSYGLNIEMHKQAEIVKRLNGICAQVLPYLSQEQQLQAHQLSQLQGLALPMTPLPLGLSQPTLPAVTTSSGLFSLSSLLASQAQLAKEEKASRDGVDSHREEDGDKSD